GCCGGAAAAGGCATTGGAATACTTGGATCAAATTCGCAAAAAATTCCGTTCCTTTGTGCTGGCTATGGAATCCTGCACCAAGTGCGGCCAGTGCGCGGAAAACTGCCACACCTATCTTGGTACCAGGGATCCCAACAATATTCCCACCAACCGGGCTGAGCTTATCCGCAAGATTTACAAGCGGTATTTTACCCTGGAGGGACGCTGGTTCGGTAAACTGGTGGGGGCTGAAGATATCAGCCTGGATGTCATTGAAGAGTGGTATTCTTACTTTTACCAGTGCAGTCAATGCCGCCGTTGCGCCCATGTCTGTCCCTTCGGTATTGACACCTGTGAAGTGACCTTCATAGGCCGCCAGATTCTGCACTGGCTGGGTATCACACCCAAGCTGCACGCCACAACTGGTGCGGCCATGGAGAAGGTGGGTAACCATACTGCCTTGCCCAAACCCGGTATTGTGGATACCCTGGAGTTTATGTCCGAAGAAATCATGGACGAATTTGGCGTGGAAGTGGAGTTTCCCGTTGACAAGCCCGAATCCGACATTATGTATATACCTTCGTCGGCGGACTTTTTGCTTAACCCCTACACCCTGATGGGCGCGGGCATGTACTTTACCTATATTGGTGCCAACTGGACCATTCCCAGTACAGTCACCGAGGCCGGTAACTTTGGTTTCCTGTTTGACCAGTACTGGACCCAGCGGGGTAATGTAATGCGCCTGTTAAACGCCGCACAAGAACTGGGCGTTAAGAAAATTGTCTGGGGTGAGTGCGGGCACGGCTGGCGGGCTGCTAAAATGTACATCCCGTCCCTGGCGGATAGGCCGGTGCGCTGGCCCATCACCCATATCCACGATGAAGTTGCAGACATGATTCGCAAAAACGAGTTGAAGCTCGATCCAGGTAAAATCACCCGGCCCGTTACCCTGCACGACCCCTGTAACTATGTGCGGGCCTGCGGGTTGAACGAAAATATGCGCACCATTATGCGGGCCTGCGTTTCCGATTTCCGGGAAATGTACCCCAACGGCGCGGATAACTTCTGCTGCGGCGGCGGGTCAGCCATTTTGTTCGACGACCCGGAAATGTACCAGCGCCGCATTCTGCTGAGCAAGAAAAAGGCCGAGCAAGTGCGGGCCACCGGAGTCGGTAAAGACGGCAACGGCATCCTTTGCGCTCCTTGCTCCATTTGCAAGGCCCAGCTGTATCCCATGGTGGAAGAGCACGAGCTGGGCGTGGAAGTCAAAGGATTAATTGACCTCGTAGGCATGTCGCTGGTTTGGAAGTGATGATGTTTGCGGTTGTCTTTAATTGGAGGTGCTTTAAGCAA
The sequence above is a segment of the Desulfallas thermosapovorans DSM 6562 genome. Coding sequences within it:
- a CDS encoding (Fe-S)-binding protein yields the protein MPEYKGMVQPQRATDAEMRKIHIEPVPDELKPEKALEYLDQIRKKFRSFVLAMESCTKCGQCAENCHTYLGTRDPNNIPTNRAELIRKIYKRYFTLEGRWFGKLVGAEDISLDVIEEWYSYFYQCSQCRRCAHVCPFGIDTCEVTFIGRQILHWLGITPKLHATTGAAMEKVGNHTALPKPGIVDTLEFMSEEIMDEFGVEVEFPVDKPESDIMYIPSSADFLLNPYTLMGAGMYFTYIGANWTIPSTVTEAGNFGFLFDQYWTQRGNVMRLLNAAQELGVKKIVWGECGHGWRAAKMYIPSLADRPVRWPITHIHDEVADMIRKNELKLDPGKITRPVTLHDPCNYVRACGLNENMRTIMRACVSDFREMYPNGADNFCCGGGSAILFDDPEMYQRRILLSKKKAEQVRATGVGKDGNGILCAPCSICKAQLYPMVEEHELGVEVKGLIDLVGMSLVWK